The Neovison vison isolate M4711 chromosome 5, ASM_NN_V1, whole genome shotgun sequence genome includes a region encoding these proteins:
- the SGCA gene encoding alpha-sarcoglycan: MGGTPCQKLGPAALGHLPQRPFLPLSLPPSLLPPAPVTVTHRGRQARAIMAAALIWILLAVLLAGLGDAEAPQTTLQPLVGRVFVHTLDQEAVLRHPEHIDVPPTTPVTYHAHLQGHPDLPRWLRYTQRSPRQPGFLYGTPTPEDRGRQVIEVTAYNRDSFDTTRQRLVLLIGDPEGPLLPYQAELLVCSHDVEEVLPSTPASRFLTALGGLWEPGELQLLNITSALDRGGRVPLPIEGRKEGVYIKVGSTSPFSTCLKMVASPDSHARCAQGQPPLLSCYDTLAPHFRVDWCNVSLVDKSVPEPADEVPTPGDGILEHDPFFCPPTEATDRDFLTDALVTLLVPLLVALLLTALLAYVMCCRREGQLKRDLATSDIQMVHHCTIRGNTEELRQMASSREVPRPLSTLPMFNVRTGERLPPQVDSAQVPLILDQH; the protein is encoded by the exons ATGGGAGGGACCCCCTGCCAGAAGCTGGGGCCAGCTGCTCTGGGACACCTCCCCCAGCggcccttcctcccactctccctccctccctctctcctcccccctgctcctgtCACTGTCACTCACAGGGGCCGGCAGGCTAGGGCAATCATGGCAGCTGCTCTAATCTGGATTCTTCTTGCAG TTCtcctggcagggctgggggatgCGGAGGCCCCGCAGACCACCCTGCAGCCTCTTGTGGGCCGTGTCTTCGTGCACACCCTGGACCAGGAAGCCGTCCTGCGTCATCCCGAGCACATCG atgtcccccccaccacccctgtcACCTACCACGCCCACCTCCAGGGACACCCAGACCTGCCCCGGTGGCTCCGCTACACCCAGCGCAGCCCCCGTCAGCCTGGCTTCCTCTACGGCACCCCCACCCCTGAAGATCGTGGGCGCCAGGTCATCGAG gtCACAGCCTACAATCGGGACAGCTTTGATACCACCCGGCAGAGGCTGGTGCTGCTGATTGGGGATCCAGAAG GCCCCCTGCTGCCATACCAAGCTGAGCTCCTCGTGTGCAGCCACGATGTGGAGGAGGTGCTGCCTTCAACGCCTGCCAGTCGCTTCCTCACAGCCTTGGGAGGGCTCTGGGAGCCGGGGGAGCTCCAGCTACTCAACATTACCTCCGCCTTGGACCGTGGGGGCCGCGTCCCCCTTCCCATTGAGGGTCGCAAGGAAGG GGTTTACATCAAGGTGGGCTCTACCTCACCCTTCTCCACTTGCCTGAAGATGGTGGCATCTCCAGACAGCCACGCTCGCTGTGCCCAGGGTCAGCCTCCACTTCTGTCCTGCTATGACACCTTGGCGCCTCACTTCCGCGTTGACTGGTGCAATGTGTCCCTG GTGGATAAGTCAGTGCCAGAGCCCGCCGATGAAGTGCCCACCCCAGGTGATGGGATCCTGGAGCATGACCCGTTCTTCTGCCCACCGACTGAGGCCACGGACCGAGACTTCCTCACCGACGCCCTGGTCACCCTCCTGGTGCCCCTGCTGGTGGCTTTGCTGCTCACTGCGTTGCTGGCTTACGTCATGTGCTGCCGGCGGGAGGGACA GCTGAAGAGAGACCTGGCCACCTCGGA CATCCAGATGGTCCACCACTGCACCATCCGCGGGAACACAGAGGAGCTGCGGCAGATGGCATCCAGTCGGGAGGTGCCCCGGCCACTGTCCACGCTGCCCATGTTCAACGTGCGCACCGGCGAGCGGCTGCCTCCGCAAGTGGACagcgcccaggtgcccctcatcctgGACCAGCACTGA